Proteins co-encoded in one Xanthomonas campestris pv. badrii genomic window:
- the rnd gene encoding ribonuclease D — translation MPHWITHPSELSERLQASRPSRIGLDTEFIRERTYWPQLALVQMAIGEEILLIDPLIPGMNEALSVWLTATDIVKVMHSASEDLVTFKCACGVLPRPLFDTQIAAALAGVGGGMGYQKLVQEITGTLLTKGETRSDWMRRPLSPAQLEYAADDVRYLFAIHDELTRRLAEQNRLGWLDEDAQRLLATVEHDDGERWPHVSLRTAQFLEPAAQRRLLRLLRWRDLQARQSDRPRSWILDNELASQLARFPPADLDALLQQFDKFPKAPRKLATAVWEALNTPLPDEDHAPLAQAATDGNKALLKRLQEAVAQRSRELGLPDGLLASRRHLESLIEQHGWPAALGQWRRALLEAQLLPLLDERAGK, via the coding sequence GTGCCCCATTGGATCACCCACCCCTCCGAGCTGAGCGAACGCCTGCAGGCATCGCGTCCTTCGCGCATCGGCCTGGATACCGAATTCATTCGCGAACGCACCTACTGGCCGCAACTGGCGCTGGTGCAGATGGCCATCGGCGAGGAGATCCTGCTGATCGATCCGCTGATCCCGGGCATGAACGAAGCGCTCAGCGTCTGGTTGACCGCGACCGACATCGTCAAGGTGATGCACAGCGCCAGCGAAGACCTGGTCACCTTCAAGTGCGCCTGCGGCGTCTTGCCGCGCCCGCTGTTCGACACCCAGATCGCCGCGGCGCTGGCTGGTGTGGGCGGTGGCATGGGCTACCAGAAGCTGGTGCAGGAAATCACCGGCACGCTGCTGACCAAGGGCGAGACGCGCTCGGACTGGATGCGGCGTCCGCTGTCGCCAGCGCAACTGGAGTACGCCGCCGACGATGTGCGTTACCTGTTTGCGATCCACGATGAACTCACGCGCCGTCTTGCCGAACAGAACCGCCTGGGCTGGCTGGACGAAGATGCGCAGCGCCTGCTCGCCACGGTCGAGCACGATGACGGCGAGCGCTGGCCGCATGTGAGCCTGCGCACCGCGCAGTTCCTGGAGCCGGCCGCGCAACGCCGGCTGCTGCGCCTGCTGCGCTGGCGCGATCTGCAGGCACGCCAGAGCGACCGCCCGCGCAGCTGGATCCTGGACAACGAGCTGGCCAGTCAGCTGGCACGCTTTCCGCCAGCCGACCTGGACGCGCTGCTGCAGCAGTTCGACAAGTTTCCCAAGGCGCCGCGCAAGCTGGCCACTGCGGTGTGGGAGGCGCTCAACACGCCGCTGCCCGACGAAGACCACGCGCCGCTGGCGCAGGCCGCCACCGATGGCAACAAGGCGCTGCTCAAGCGGCTGCAGGAAGCGGTGGCGCAACGCAGCCGCGAACTCGGCCTGCCGGACGGCCTGCTTGCCTCACGCCGGCATCTGGAAAGTTTGATCGAGCAGCACGGCTGGCCGGCCGCGCTGGGCCAGTGGCGTCGCGCGCTGCTGGAAGCGCAGTTGCTGCCGTTGCTGGACGAGCGCGCGGGCAAATGA
- a CDS encoding H-NS family nucleoid-associated regulatory protein, translating into MSNTSSKLDSIAQAKAKLLDELQKLEEQEKTERASEASSAHATIVSLLEQFAGHFNTKQRNDIAAYLGTTAARKEVVKSGRSEVKPKYELPHTGETWSGRGRTPKAFAAWEGSVSYKEWKAKNPDLKFPLVRE; encoded by the coding sequence GTGAGCAATACCTCTTCGAAACTGGATTCCATCGCGCAAGCCAAGGCCAAACTGCTGGACGAGCTGCAGAAGCTGGAAGAACAGGAGAAAACCGAGCGCGCCAGCGAGGCATCCTCGGCGCATGCCACCATCGTGTCGCTGCTCGAACAGTTTGCCGGTCACTTCAATACCAAGCAGCGCAACGATATTGCCGCGTACCTGGGCACCACCGCTGCGCGCAAGGAAGTGGTCAAGAGCGGCCGCAGCGAAGTCAAGCCCAAGTACGAACTGCCGCACACCGGCGAAACCTGGTCCGGCCGCGGCCGCACCCCCAAGGCCTTTGCCGCATGGGAAGGTTCGGTGTCGTACAAGGAATGGAAGGCCAAGAACCCGGACCTCAAGTTCCCGCTGGTTCGCGAGTAA
- the ligD gene encoding DNA ligase D: MSLSDYRRKRRFDKTREPEPGKALPAGQRAIFVVQLHHASRRHYDFRLQVGDALKSWAVPKGPSYDPKVKRMAVEVEDHPVDYAGFEGEIPKGEYGGGHVARFDHGVWATDGDAEAQLAKGHLRFELFGSKLKGGWHLVRSGKPARQPQWLLFKDDDAYAGTLETDDLLADVAEAPAEDVRRAGAGKAQRKALASVPPPRRGRRTSWSKQALALANARTEQMQDAPFAPQLARLGQAPPGGEQWLHEIKWDGYRILATVSDGQVRLWSRNALEWTDKVPEIRDAIQSLGLRSAQLDGELIAGRGTKQDFNLLQATLAGERQMPLALAVFDLLHLDGVDISQAPLRARKHLLQQLLAEASTTHLAYSAHVEGDGQQAFRVAGEQHFEGIVSKRADRPYHPGRSEDWRKTKQLASQDYAVVGYTAPKGSRRGFGSLLLATPDPVHGWLYVGRVGTGFSDALMRELMPQLEGGGRTPTVHVPTDDTDLRGASWFAPRFVVEVVYRGIGGQQLLRQASFKALRADKRIADLTDPDTAGAARVDAQAPTARGSRRTARTAAASAAQPATEGKPASIRPATLSSPNKLIYPDIRATKGEVWEYYQAVMEHLLPQIAGRPLSIIRCPNGAEKPCFFQKHHTAGLERVSTVKLKEETGSTAEYLVVQNAPGLLELVQFNALEFHPWGAHAARPDVADRVVFDLDPGPDVPFAEVKRAATDIRKLLARLELEAFLRVSGGKGLHVVVPLNPGCEWDLTRRFAKGFADALAQSEPERFVATASKRLRNKRIFIDYLRNGRGATAVASYSLRGRPGAPVAMPLAWSELSKLHRADVFTLREVPDKLRRRRKDPWAEIDRIRQNLARWGAKE, encoded by the coding sequence ATGAGCCTGAGCGACTACCGCCGCAAGCGCCGCTTCGACAAGACCCGCGAGCCGGAGCCGGGCAAGGCCCTGCCGGCCGGCCAGCGCGCGATCTTCGTGGTGCAGCTGCACCATGCCAGCCGCCGGCACTACGACTTTCGCCTGCAGGTTGGCGATGCGCTAAAGAGCTGGGCGGTGCCCAAGGGGCCGAGTTACGACCCCAAGGTCAAGCGCATGGCAGTGGAGGTGGAGGACCACCCGGTGGACTACGCCGGTTTCGAGGGCGAGATTCCCAAGGGCGAATACGGTGGCGGCCATGTGGCGCGGTTCGACCACGGGGTCTGGGCCACCGATGGCGATGCCGAGGCGCAACTGGCCAAGGGGCATCTGCGCTTCGAGCTATTCGGCAGCAAGCTCAAGGGAGGTTGGCATCTGGTGCGCTCCGGCAAGCCGGCACGCCAGCCGCAGTGGCTGCTGTTCAAGGACGACGATGCGTATGCCGGCACCCTGGAGACCGACGATCTGCTCGCCGATGTGGCCGAAGCACCGGCCGAGGATGTGCGCCGCGCCGGCGCCGGCAAGGCGCAGCGCAAGGCGCTGGCCAGCGTGCCGCCGCCGCGCAGGGGCAGGCGCACGTCATGGTCGAAGCAGGCCCTGGCATTGGCGAACGCGCGCACCGAGCAGATGCAGGACGCGCCGTTTGCGCCACAACTGGCCAGGTTGGGCCAGGCCCCACCCGGTGGTGAGCAGTGGCTGCACGAGATCAAATGGGACGGCTACCGCATCCTGGCGACGGTGAGCGATGGCCAGGTGCGGCTGTGGTCGCGCAACGCGCTGGAATGGACCGACAAGGTGCCGGAGATCCGCGATGCGATCCAGTCGCTGGGCCTGCGCTCGGCGCAGCTGGATGGCGAGCTGATCGCCGGGCGTGGCACCAAGCAGGATTTCAATCTGCTACAGGCCACCCTGGCGGGCGAGCGCCAGATGCCGCTGGCGCTGGCAGTATTCGACCTGCTGCATCTGGATGGAGTGGACATCAGCCAGGCGCCGTTGCGCGCGCGCAAGCACTTGTTGCAGCAGCTGCTGGCGGAGGCATCGACAACGCACCTGGCCTATAGCGCGCATGTGGAAGGCGATGGGCAGCAGGCGTTTCGCGTGGCTGGCGAGCAGCATTTCGAAGGCATCGTGTCCAAACGGGCAGACCGGCCGTATCACCCCGGCCGTAGCGAGGATTGGCGCAAGACCAAGCAGTTGGCGAGCCAGGACTATGCGGTGGTGGGCTATACCGCGCCCAAGGGCAGCCGTCGCGGGTTCGGGTCGCTGCTGCTGGCCACGCCCGATCCGGTACATGGCTGGTTATATGTCGGCCGTGTGGGGACGGGGTTTTCCGATGCGCTGATGCGCGAGCTGATGCCGCAGCTGGAAGGTGGCGGCCGCACGCCCACCGTACATGTGCCCACCGACGACACCGATTTGCGCGGCGCCAGCTGGTTTGCGCCGCGGTTCGTGGTGGAGGTGGTCTATCGCGGTATCGGCGGGCAGCAGCTGTTGCGCCAGGCGTCCTTCAAGGCTTTGCGAGCAGACAAGCGCATCGCCGATCTGACCGATCCCGACACCGCCGGCGCAGCACGGGTCGATGCGCAAGCGCCCACCGCACGTGGCTCACGGCGCACCGCCAGGACGGCGGCAGCGTCCGCAGCGCAGCCGGCAACTGAGGGCAAACCAGCTTCCATCCGGCCAGCGACGCTCTCCAGTCCGAACAAACTCATTTACCCGGACATTCGCGCCACCAAGGGCGAGGTCTGGGAGTACTACCAGGCAGTCATGGAGCACCTGCTGCCGCAGATTGCCGGGCGTCCGCTGTCGATCATTCGCTGCCCCAATGGCGCAGAAAAACCCTGTTTCTTCCAGAAGCACCACACCGCCGGGCTCGAACGTGTCAGCACGGTGAAGCTGAAGGAGGAGACCGGCAGCACTGCCGAGTATCTGGTGGTGCAGAATGCACCGGGCTTGCTGGAGCTGGTGCAATTCAATGCCCTGGAGTTCCATCCCTGGGGCGCGCACGCGGCACGTCCGGACGTTGCCGACCGGGTGGTGTTCGATCTGGACCCCGGCCCGGACGTGCCGTTCGCGGAGGTCAAACGCGCGGCCACCGATATCCGCAAACTGCTGGCGCGGCTGGAACTTGAAGCGTTCCTGCGCGTATCCGGCGGCAAGGGATTGCACGTGGTGGTGCCCCTGAACCCCGGCTGCGAGTGGGACCTGACCCGGCGCTTTGCCAAGGGCTTTGCCGATGCGCTGGCGCAATCGGAGCCGGAGCGCTTCGTTGCCACTGCCAGCAAGCGCCTGCGCAACAAGCGCATCTTCATCGACTATCTGCGCAATGGACGCGGCGCCACCGCGGTGGCGTCGTATTCGCTACGTGGCCGTCCGGGCGCCCCGGTGGCGATGCCGCTGGCGTGGTCGGAGCTTTCCAAGCTGCACCGCGCCGATGTCTTCACCTTGCGCGAGGTACCGGACAAATTGCGGCGCAGACGCAAGGACCCGTGGGCGGAGATCGATCGCATCCGGCAGAACCTTGCGCGTTGGGGGGCCAAGGAGTAG
- a CDS encoding formylglycine-generating enzyme family protein: protein MCGCSRAPAPTPAPAAARAPAATAQPAAPNVSIGGEESAETVAQWQPPAVDLGEEPLPQARKRAEQALQDDRLYRDADDAIPLYLAIQQRAGGKDAASRRGLERARARLIERGHALIAQSDRQHDALDQARELASVGMALAPQDPKVRALQREVETAQRVLAFNRAGEDDLRAGRLGEDGNGALVNFRDAAQLDADNPRTRQGLAAVESGLLERAERAGEASDFIGARYWLQMAAQVRERAPTIADARARIERLRRAQIAALHDAGLHDLTSPRGLKAAGQTLAEVLRIADPGDPMAGDLRRRLELATHYGSFRPGQVFTDGLKLGGRGPQMIVVPHGAFQMGAGDAEPGASDNERPAHYVRFARGFALSITEVTVAEFRQFVEATGARPRATRRGHSVVYDERSGNFIRRSGVDWQSDYNGAQAAPNTPVMHVSIRDAEAYAAWLSEQTGRHYHVPSEAEFEYAVRAGTTGRYPWGNAGSPPRDAGNFTGGNDVSRSGRHWNNGFVGYGDGFWGPAPVGSFRANAWGLHDMGGNLSEWVADCWHASYRRAPGDGAAWFNPGCRQRMIRGGSWANSPQQTRAAWRQSQDSDTTSARIGFRLARGI, encoded by the coding sequence ATGTGCGGCTGTTCGCGTGCTCCCGCACCGACACCTGCACCCGCCGCTGCGCGCGCGCCGGCGGCGACCGCGCAGCCGGCAGCGCCGAATGTGTCGATCGGCGGCGAAGAATCGGCCGAGACCGTCGCGCAATGGCAGCCGCCGGCGGTGGACCTGGGTGAGGAGCCGTTGCCGCAGGCACGCAAGCGCGCCGAGCAGGCGCTGCAGGACGACCGCCTGTACCGCGACGCAGACGATGCGATTCCCTTGTATCTGGCGATCCAACAACGCGCCGGCGGCAAGGATGCGGCCAGCCGGCGTGGTCTGGAACGGGCACGCGCACGGTTGATCGAGCGCGGCCATGCGTTGATCGCACAAAGCGATCGCCAGCACGATGCGCTGGACCAGGCGCGCGAACTGGCCAGCGTCGGCATGGCGCTGGCACCGCAGGATCCGAAGGTGCGCGCCCTGCAACGCGAGGTGGAAACCGCCCAGCGCGTGCTCGCCTTCAATCGCGCCGGCGAGGACGACCTGCGCGCGGGCCGGCTGGGCGAAGACGGCAATGGCGCGCTGGTGAACTTCCGCGATGCCGCGCAGCTGGACGCGGACAATCCGCGCACCCGCCAGGGGCTGGCGGCGGTAGAGAGCGGGCTGCTGGAGCGCGCCGAACGCGCGGGCGAGGCCAGCGATTTCATCGGCGCCCGCTACTGGCTGCAGATGGCCGCGCAGGTCCGCGAGCGTGCGCCCACCATTGCCGACGCGCGCGCACGGATCGAACGCCTGCGCCGCGCGCAGATCGCCGCCCTGCACGATGCCGGGCTGCACGACCTGACCTCTCCGCGCGGGCTCAAGGCCGCCGGCCAAACCCTGGCCGAGGTGCTGCGCATCGCCGATCCGGGCGACCCGATGGCCGGCGACCTGCGCCGCCGCCTGGAGCTGGCGACCCACTACGGCAGCTTCCGCCCCGGGCAGGTGTTCACCGACGGGCTCAAGCTCGGCGGGCGTGGTCCGCAGATGATCGTGGTGCCGCATGGCGCCTTCCAGATGGGCGCGGGCGACGCCGAACCTGGCGCGTCCGACAATGAGCGGCCGGCGCATTACGTGCGTTTCGCGCGCGGTTTTGCGCTGTCGATCACCGAGGTGACGGTGGCCGAGTTCCGCCAGTTCGTCGAAGCCACCGGCGCCCGCCCGCGCGCCACCCGACGCGGGCATTCGGTGGTGTACGACGAGCGCAGCGGCAACTTCATCCGCCGCAGCGGCGTGGACTGGCAGTCCGACTACAACGGCGCGCAGGCCGCGCCAAACACCCCGGTGATGCATGTCAGCATCCGCGACGCCGAAGCGTATGCGGCCTGGCTGTCGGAACAGACCGGCCGCCATTACCACGTGCCCAGCGAAGCCGAATTCGAGTACGCGGTGCGTGCCGGCACCACCGGGCGGTATCCCTGGGGCAATGCCGGCTCGCCGCCGCGCGATGCCGGCAACTTCACCGGCGGCAACGACGTTTCACGCAGCGGCCGGCACTGGAACAACGGCTTCGTCGGGTATGGCGACGGCTTCTGGGGGCCGGCGCCGGTGGGCAGCTTCCGCGCCAACGCCTGGGGCCTGCACGACATGGGCGGCAACCTGAGCGAATGGGTGGCCGACTGCTGGCACGCCAGCTATCGCCGCGCACCGGGCGATGGCGCGGCCTGGTTCAACCCGGGTTGCCGGCAGCGCATGATCCGCGGCGGCAGCTGGGCCAACTCGCCGCAGCAGACGCGCGCGGCCTGGCGGCAGTCGCAGGACTCGGACACCACCAGTGCACGCATCGGCTTCCGGCTGGCGCGCGGGATCTAG
- a CDS encoding tyrosine-type recombinase/integrase, with protein MPLTDTTIRRTKCLATPQKLRDGNGLYLLLRPDGARWWRYDYRRPVTGKRNTLSFGTYPEVSLADAREKLAEARRLLAAKVDPGEQRKAVKAAGEAAAANSFEVIAREWFAKQQKDWSTQYADKIIRRLQSDIFPWIGSSPIAAITAPELLKHLERIEQRGAIETAHRALQTCGAVFRYAVRTGRAEADPTGALKGALTPWRSMPFAAATTSEEATGVLRKIDISTSRPVVRSALRLAPLLFARPGELVRMRWAELDLDAGQWRYFVTKTKRTHIAALSTQAVEILRDLYPLTGRGEFVFPGGRDPRKHMSGNAILVAARRCGIEKDESTIHGFRHMASTLLNEMGGWTPDAIESALTHKMPGVRGIYNQAQYLDERRKMMQAWSDYIQTLRLGSAPLLFNGTA; from the coding sequence ATGCCTCTCACCGATACCACCATCCGCAGGACGAAGTGTCTCGCAACGCCTCAGAAGCTGCGCGACGGCAACGGCCTGTATCTGCTACTACGACCCGACGGCGCACGCTGGTGGCGCTACGACTACCGCCGCCCGGTCACCGGCAAGCGCAACACTCTGTCATTCGGCACCTACCCCGAAGTGAGCCTCGCAGATGCGCGGGAGAAGCTGGCGGAAGCGCGTCGGCTGCTCGCGGCCAAGGTGGACCCCGGCGAACAGCGGAAAGCCGTCAAGGCCGCTGGGGAGGCCGCCGCAGCGAACAGCTTCGAGGTCATCGCCCGAGAGTGGTTCGCCAAGCAGCAGAAGGATTGGAGTACCCAGTACGCGGACAAGATCATCCGCCGCTTGCAGAGCGACATCTTTCCCTGGATCGGCAGCAGCCCCATCGCAGCCATTACCGCCCCGGAACTGCTGAAGCACTTGGAGCGGATCGAACAGCGAGGCGCCATCGAGACTGCTCATCGAGCCTTGCAGACCTGCGGCGCAGTCTTTCGGTACGCAGTGCGTACTGGCCGGGCCGAAGCCGATCCGACAGGTGCATTGAAAGGAGCGCTGACTCCCTGGCGATCCATGCCGTTCGCTGCTGCCACCACATCGGAGGAAGCTACGGGCGTGCTGCGGAAGATTGACATCAGCACCAGTCGGCCAGTGGTCAGGAGTGCCCTGCGACTGGCACCGTTGCTGTTCGCCAGACCCGGCGAGCTTGTCCGCATGAGGTGGGCGGAACTGGACCTCGACGCCGGACAGTGGCGCTACTTCGTGACCAAGACCAAGCGCACCCACATCGCCGCCCTTTCGACTCAGGCTGTGGAAATCCTGCGCGACCTATACCCTCTTACCGGACGCGGCGAGTTCGTTTTCCCTGGTGGGCGGGACCCTCGCAAGCACATGTCGGGAAATGCCATCCTCGTAGCCGCCCGCCGCTGCGGCATTGAGAAGGATGAAAGTACCATCCATGGCTTCAGGCACATGGCAAGTACGCTGCTAAACGAAATGGGGGGCTGGACGCCGGATGCCATTGAGTCGGCGCTAACCCATAAGATGCCAGGAGTTCGCGGCATTTATAATCAAGCGCAATATTTGGACGAGCGTCGAAAGATGATGCAAGCATGGAGTGATTACATACAGACACTCAGACTCGGAAGTGCGCCGCTCTTATTCAACGGAACCGCTTAA